In Trifolium pratense cultivar HEN17-A07 linkage group LG7, ARS_RC_1.1, whole genome shotgun sequence, a genomic segment contains:
- the LOC123894628 gene encoding zinc finger protein CONSTANS-LIKE 2-like, with translation MKKNCELCKLPARTFCESDQASLCWDCDSKVHGANFLVERHTRTLLCHACQSPTPWKASGSRLGNALSLCERCAGGRKVDSAQQDEESEGDNEDDVETDSDEEDSDEDEDDVDGDNQVVPWSSTAMPPPASSSSGSEESVCKCNENDEVVSQLVTAITLKRRRVDHDFQDSDSKNWKNQRREEVDLLGCVGEPSSKAAIRRYCDGDGTEHSQPHD, from the exons ATGAAGAAGAATTGTGAACTTTGCAAACTTCCGGCTAGAACTTTCTGTGAGTCAGACCAAGCTAGCTTATGCTGGGACTGCGATTCTAAGGTCCACGGTGCTAATTTCTTAGTTGAGAGACACACAAGAACTCTCCTCTGTCACGCTTGTCAATCTCCCACGCCGTGGAAAGCTTCCGGTTCTAGACTCGGTAACGCGCTTTCGTTGTGTGAAAGATGCGCCGGTGGAAGAAAAGTTGATTCCGCTCAACAAGATGAAGAGAGTGAAGGTGACAATGAGGATGATGTTGAAACTGATTCCGATGAGGAGGATTCTGATGAGGATGAGGATGATGTTGACGGTGATAATCAGGTTGTTCCTTGGTCTTCAACGGCGATGCCTCCGCCGGCGTCGAGTTCTTCCGGTAGTGAAGAGTCGGTTTGCAAGTGTAACGAGAACGATGAAGTTGTTTCGCAGTTAGTTACAGCAATTACCTTGAAACGACGTCGTGTGGATCATGATTTTCAG GATTCGGATTCAAAAAACTGGAAAAATCAACGGAGAGAGGAGGTTGATTTGTTAGGGTGTGTCGGAGAACCATCGTCAAAGGCGGCGATACGGCGTTATTGTGACGGAGATGGAACGGAGCATTCTCAGCCACACGATTGA